The following proteins are encoded in a genomic region of Porphyrobacter sp. CACIAM 03H1:
- a CDS encoding cytochrome c1, which yields MSIRLGGILAGLAITLVLVLWSLLPGAYNYAFGPAPEKQPSYAFYEHGHGPEGGFSFDGPFGKWDYAQLQRGYQVYKEVCSACHSLKFVAFRNLQELGYTEAEVDAEAAAWTVPGIDPATGETTTRPGEPTDYFPMPFPNAIAAAAANNNAIPPDLSLMTKARHDGSNYVYDLLTGYGEPDPEKAAKVGFETPDGLYFNKHFPNVNIAMAPPLAVDGQVTYADGTNATIPQMATDVAAFLTWTAEPSLIQRKQTGWFVLGFLLFATVLAFLSYKQIWAGVKPKKG from the coding sequence ATGTCTATTCGTCTCGGCGGCATCCTTGCAGGCCTCGCCATCACCCTGGTGCTGGTGCTCTGGTCGCTCCTGCCCGGTGCCTACAACTACGCCTTCGGCCCGGCGCCGGAGAAGCAGCCGTCCTATGCCTTCTACGAGCACGGCCATGGCCCGGAAGGCGGCTTCTCGTTCGACGGCCCCTTCGGCAAGTGGGACTACGCCCAGCTGCAGCGCGGCTATCAGGTCTACAAGGAGGTCTGCTCGGCCTGCCACAGCCTGAAGTTCGTCGCCTTCCGCAACCTGCAGGAGCTCGGCTACACCGAGGCCGAGGTTGACGCCGAGGCCGCGGCATGGACTGTGCCGGGCATCGACCCCGCGACCGGCGAGACGACCACCCGACCGGGCGAGCCGACCGACTACTTCCCGATGCCCTTCCCCAACGCGATCGCGGCGGCGGCGGCGAACAACAACGCCATTCCGCCCGATCTCTCGCTGATGACCAAGGCACGGCACGACGGTTCGAACTACGTCTATGACCTGCTGACCGGCTATGGCGAACCCGATCCGGAGAAGGCCGCCAAGGTCGGCTTCGAGACGCCCGACGGTCTCTACTTCAACAAGCACTTCCCGAACGTGAACATCGCGATGGCCCCGCCGCTCGCGGTGGACGGGCAGGTCACCTATGCCGACGGCACCAACGCGACCATCCCGCAGATGGCGACCGACGTGGCCGCCTTCCTGACCTGGACGGCCGAGCCTTCGCTGATCCAGCGCAAGCAGACCGGCTGGTTCGTGCTCGGGTTCCTGCTGTTCGCGACCGTGCTGGCCTTCCTCAGCTACAAGCAGATCTGGGCCGGGGTGAAGCCGAAGAAGGGCTGA
- a CDS encoding Na+/H+ antiporter subunit C → MSHEFLVASAIGVLVAGGIFLALRARTFQVVLGLTLFSYAVNLFLFASGRLVLGRPPIWDQAVTEYTDPLPQALVLTAIVITFGMTAFVVILALRGFLETGSDHVDGDSVPCDTQDGLAADSEETRL, encoded by the coding sequence ATGAGCCACGAATTCCTCGTGGCGAGCGCGATCGGCGTGCTGGTGGCAGGCGGCATCTTCCTCGCCCTGCGCGCGCGCACCTTCCAGGTGGTGCTGGGGCTGACCCTGTTCTCCTATGCGGTGAACCTGTTCCTCTTCGCCAGCGGCCGGCTGGTGCTGGGCCGTCCGCCGATCTGGGACCAGGCGGTGACCGAATACACCGACCCCCTGCCGCAGGCGCTGGTGTTGACCGCGATCGTCATCACCTTCGGCATGACCGCCTTCGTGGTGATCCTTGCCCTGAGGGGCTTCCTGGAGACCGGCAGCGACCATGTCGACGGCGATTCGGTGCCCTGCGACACGCAGGACGGCCTTGCCGCCGACAGCGAGGAGACGCGGCTGTGA
- a CDS encoding Na+/H+ antiporter subunit E, whose amino-acid sequence MNRLLPHPGLSALLVVMWVVMVNDLTYGTLFLGLVFGVLVPIFTAPWWPGRPQVRFVPAIAYCGVVLWDILVANFQVAAIILFKPSHALRPAWLAVPLELASPEAITVFAGTISLTPGTVSADVSACGRFLLVHALHAPDPQAEIVKVKARYEARLKEIFHA is encoded by the coding sequence ATGAATCGCCTGCTCCCCCATCCCGGCCTGTCCGCCCTGCTGGTTGTCATGTGGGTGGTGATGGTCAACGACCTGACCTACGGCACGCTGTTCCTGGGCCTCGTGTTCGGGGTGCTGGTGCCGATCTTCACCGCGCCGTGGTGGCCGGGCCGCCCGCAGGTGCGCTTCGTACCGGCCATCGCCTATTGCGGCGTGGTGCTGTGGGACATCCTCGTCGCGAACTTCCAGGTCGCAGCGATCATCCTGTTCAAGCCCTCGCACGCCCTGCGCCCGGCGTGGCTTGCGGTCCCGCTCGAGCTTGCCAGCCCCGAGGCGATCACCGTCTTCGCAGGCACGATCAGCCTGACCCCCGGCACGGTCTCGGCCGATGTTTCGGCCTGCGGCAGGTTCCTGCTGGTCCACGCCCTCCACGCGCCCGATCCGCAGGCCGAGATCGTCAAGGTCAAGGCGCGCTACGAGGCGCGGCTCAAGGAGATCTTCCATGCTTGA
- a CDS encoding adenine phosphoribosyltransferase, with amino-acid sequence MTAPHLSPAELKALVRTVPDFPHAGIQFRDITTLIGHHQGMAASVHHLAQLAAAAGAHKIAGMEARGFIFGAAVAVQLGVGFVPVRKPGKLPIETIGIEYALEYGTDRLEMDPGAVEPGEKVVIVDDLIATGGTALASAELLRKAGAVIEQALFVIDLPDLGGAERLRQAGIAVAALMEFEGD; translated from the coding sequence ATGACTGCACCACATCTCTCTCCTGCAGAGCTCAAGGCGCTTGTCCGCACGGTGCCCGATTTCCCCCATGCCGGGATCCAGTTCCGGGACATCACCACGCTGATCGGCCACCATCAGGGCATGGCGGCGAGCGTCCACCACCTCGCGCAGCTGGCGGCCGCGGCGGGGGCGCACAAGATCGCCGGCATGGAAGCGCGCGGCTTCATCTTCGGCGCGGCGGTGGCGGTTCAGCTCGGGGTGGGCTTCGTGCCCGTGCGCAAGCCAGGCAAGCTGCCGATCGAAACCATCGGCATCGAATATGCGCTCGAATACGGCACCGACCGGCTGGAGATGGACCCGGGTGCGGTCGAGCCGGGGGAAAAGGTGGTGATCGTCGACGATCTCATCGCCACCGGCGGCACCGCGCTCGCCTCGGCCGAACTGCTACGCAAGGCGGGGGCGGTTATCGAACAGGCGCTGTTCGTGATCGACCTGCCCGACCTCGGCGGGGCCGAGCGGTTGCGGCAGGCAGGGATCGCGGTCGCGGCGCTGATGGAATTCGAGGGCGACTGA
- a CDS encoding monovalent cation/H+ antiporter subunit A, whose translation MAIALTLLALVALPFVAALAIALTHGAPRVVHSGIAGVASAAGLALLASLAAPVLGGEVPAASWAWVPALGMDLTLMVDPLGWMFALLIVGIGLLVVIFAHFYLYKDEDTGRFFASLMLFQGAMLGIVIAGNVLLLLVFWEMTSLASFLLIGFWQHKPEARQGARMALAVTGGGGLALIGGMVLLGIAAGSFDLATILSRGAEVKASPLYPAILGLILVGCFTKSAQFPFHFWLPHAMAAPTPVSAYLHSATMVKAGVFLLARLWPVLAATEAYTTIVTTTGLATMLLGAGVALFRHDLKSILAYSTISQLGMLVMLLGFSLEAAAMAAVLHILNHAAFKAALFMSAGIVEHETGTRDIRRLGGLAKAMPITALVATLAAASMAGLPPLGGFISKELMLYQTPKLALFGLPWLLPVLATLGATFSVGYSLRFAAHLFFGAPREAEPFARAHDPSAGMWGGPALLTVLAVLLGLVPMTLAAPLVGAATGAVTGSTAPLVELALWHGLNLALMLSLLAVAGGAALLWLHKPLLAAWEATPLPDAKRMFEALMGFADTWVRKAIVATHTPRLQTMLLASFTVIVLLIIDGAVTAGGVLTGTRALLPATPPAIIAWALLIAATAAVVNDSRNRLRVLIYLSVIGLIVSLAFVQFSAPDLALTQISVEVVTILLLLLALNLLPKAPPLLSSAPRKWRDGALAVTGGVLVGGIAWAMLTRDPGPSIAAYHLANAKPGGGGTNVVNVILVDFRAFDTLGEIIVLGIAGLGIFALLDTAATGAAGARLRAWREDMPHSPERHPMMLVAASRIILPLTLTVGIYLFLRGHNQPGGGFIAALVVAIAFLVQYLAAGFDWSDKRLPFGEHQLIGWGVLAAMATGLGAMALGVPFLTSWFDYFSLPLIGKFELASAMLFDTGVFLTVLGAVMLALAQLSHVGQRAARAAQAEEGAQ comes from the coding sequence ATGGCTATCGCCTTGACGCTTCTTGCGCTGGTCGCGCTTCCCTTCGTTGCGGCGCTCGCCATCGCGCTGACCCACGGCGCACCGCGCGTTGTCCATTCGGGGATCGCGGGTGTGGCGAGCGCCGCCGGCCTTGCACTCCTCGCCAGCCTCGCCGCGCCGGTGCTGGGGGGCGAGGTGCCCGCCGCCTCGTGGGCCTGGGTCCCCGCGCTTGGCATGGACCTTACCCTGATGGTCGATCCGCTGGGCTGGATGTTCGCCCTGCTGATCGTCGGGATCGGCCTCCTCGTGGTGATCTTCGCCCATTTCTACCTCTACAAGGACGAGGACACCGGGCGCTTCTTCGCCAGCCTGATGCTGTTCCAGGGCGCGATGCTGGGGATCGTCATCGCCGGCAATGTCCTGCTGCTGCTCGTCTTCTGGGAGATGACGAGCCTGGCCTCGTTCCTCCTGATCGGCTTCTGGCAGCACAAGCCCGAAGCCCGGCAAGGCGCGCGCATGGCGCTGGCGGTGACGGGGGGCGGGGGTCTCGCGCTGATCGGGGGGATGGTGCTGCTGGGGATCGCCGCCGGCTCCTTCGATCTCGCCACGATCCTCTCCCGCGGCGCCGAGGTGAAGGCCTCGCCGCTCTATCCCGCGATCCTCGGCCTGATCCTCGTCGGCTGCTTCACCAAGTCCGCGCAGTTCCCGTTCCACTTCTGGCTGCCGCACGCGATGGCCGCGCCGACGCCGGTGAGCGCCTACCTGCACTCGGCGACGATGGTGAAGGCGGGCGTCTTCCTGCTCGCGCGCCTGTGGCCGGTGCTGGCGGCGACCGAGGCCTACACGACGATCGTCACCACCACCGGCCTTGCGACCATGCTGCTCGGCGCGGGGGTGGCGCTGTTCCGGCACGATCTGAAAAGCATCCTCGCCTATTCGACCATCTCGCAGCTGGGGATGCTGGTGATGCTGCTGGGCTTCAGCCTCGAGGCCGCCGCGATGGCTGCGGTGCTGCACATCCTCAACCATGCCGCCTTCAAGGCCGCGCTGTTCATGAGCGCCGGCATCGTCGAGCACGAGACCGGCACGCGCGACATCCGCCGCCTCGGCGGGCTCGCCAAGGCGATGCCGATCACCGCCCTCGTCGCGACGCTCGCCGCCGCCTCGATGGCGGGGCTGCCGCCGCTCGGAGGGTTCATCTCCAAGGAGCTGATGCTCTACCAGACGCCCAAGCTGGCGCTGTTCGGCCTCCCCTGGTTGCTGCCGGTGCTGGCGACCCTCGGGGCGACGTTCTCGGTCGGTTACTCGCTGCGTTTCGCCGCCCACCTGTTCTTCGGTGCCCCGCGCGAGGCGGAGCCCTTCGCCCGGGCGCATGATCCTTCCGCCGGGATGTGGGGCGGCCCCGCGCTGCTGACGGTGCTTGCGGTGCTGCTCGGCCTCGTGCCCATGACCCTCGCCGCCCCGCTGGTGGGCGCTGCCACCGGAGCCGTGACGGGGAGCACCGCTCCGCTCGTCGAGCTGGCGCTGTGGCACGGGCTCAACCTCGCGCTGATGCTGAGTCTGCTGGCGGTGGCGGGCGGGGCAGCGCTGCTGTGGCTCCACAAGCCGCTGCTGGCGGCGTGGGAGGCCACCCCGCTCCCCGACGCCAAGCGCATGTTCGAGGCGTTGATGGGTTTCGCCGACACCTGGGTGCGCAAGGCGATCGTCGCCACCCATACGCCGCGGCTCCAGACGATGCTGCTGGCGAGTTTCACCGTGATCGTCCTCCTGATCATCGACGGCGCTGTCACCGCTGGCGGCGTGCTGACGGGCACGCGCGCGCTGCTGCCCGCCACCCCGCCCGCGATCATCGCCTGGGCGCTGCTGATTGCGGCGACGGCGGCGGTGGTGAACGATTCGCGCAACCGGCTGCGCGTGCTGATCTATCTCAGCGTCATCGGCCTGATCGTCAGTCTCGCCTTCGTGCAGTTCTCCGCCCCCGACCTCGCGCTGACGCAGATCTCGGTCGAGGTGGTGACGATCCTGCTCCTGCTGCTCGCCCTCAACCTCCTGCCAAAGGCCCCGCCGCTGCTGTCCTCCGCGCCGCGCAAGTGGCGCGACGGGGCGCTGGCGGTGACGGGGGGCGTGCTGGTGGGCGGCATCGCCTGGGCCATGCTGACCCGCGACCCGGGGCCGAGCATTGCCGCCTATCACCTCGCCAACGCCAAGCCCGGCGGCGGGGGGACAAACGTGGTCAACGTGATCCTCGTCGATTTCCGCGCCTTCGACACGCTGGGCGAGATCATCGTGCTCGGCATCGCCGGGCTGGGCATCTTCGCCCTGCTCGATACAGCCGCGACCGGCGCGGCCGGCGCGCGGCTGCGGGCGTGGCGCGAGGACATGCCGCACTCGCCCGAGCGGCACCCGATGATGCTCGTCGCCGCCAGCCGGATCATCCTGCCGCTGACGCTGACCGTGGGCATCTACCTGTTCCTGCGCGGCCACAACCAGCCGGGCGGCGGCTTTATCGCCGCGCTGGTGGTGGCGATCGCCTTCCTCGTCCAGTATCTCGCCGCCGGCTTCGACTGGTCCGACAAGCGCCTGCCTTTCGGCGAGCACCAACTGATCGGCTGGGGCGTTCTGGCGGCAATGGCGACGGGGCTGGGCGCGATGGCGCTCGGGGTGCCGTTCCTCACCAGCTGGTTCGACTATTTCAGCCTGCCGCTGATCGGCAAGTTCGAGCTGGCGAGCGCGATGCTGTTCGACACCGGCGTGTTCCTCACGGTGCTCGGCGCCGTGATGCTGGCGCTGGCGCAGCTGAGCCATGTCGGCCAGCGCGCCGCCCGCGCCGCCCAGGCGGAGGAGGGCGCGCAATGA
- a CDS encoding cytochrome b, which yields MSFAWAKQYEPQSAFTKWLDEKLPLPRLVYNAVGAGYPVPRNLNYMWNFGVLAGFFLVVQIVTGVVLAMHYAANAQVAFGTVEHIMRNVNYGWMLRYAHANGASFFFIVIYLHIFRGFFYSSYKAPREMIWLLGVVIFLLMMATAFMGYVLPWGQMSFWGAQVITGLFSAIPLVGEPLQVWLLGGFAPDNAALNRFFSLHFLLPFVIAGVVILHIWALHIPGSSNPTGVEVKQESDTVPFHPYYTAKDGFGLGVFLILFATMVFFLPNALGHPDNYIEANPLSTPAHIVPEWYFWPFYAILRAFTGDLSIPFTGIVLIPAKLLGVIAMFGSILLWFILPWLDKSPVRSGHYRPLFRKFFWFGLIPCMIALFICGGAPAEEPYVVISQIATAYYFLHFLVILPIVSQIEVPKPLPFSITEAVLGGTKPGSTSGGGTVDPESVVEGLPGTATDGSLQPAE from the coding sequence ATGAGTTTCGCCTGGGCCAAGCAGTATGAACCGCAGTCCGCTTTCACCAAGTGGCTGGACGAGAAATTGCCGCTTCCGCGGCTCGTCTACAACGCGGTGGGCGCCGGTTATCCGGTGCCGCGCAACCTCAACTACATGTGGAACTTCGGCGTGCTCGCCGGCTTCTTCCTGGTGGTGCAGATCGTCACCGGCGTCGTCCTCGCCATGCACTATGCCGCGAACGCGCAGGTCGCCTTCGGCACGGTCGAGCACATCATGCGCAACGTCAACTACGGCTGGATGCTGCGCTACGCCCACGCCAACGGCGCGAGCTTCTTCTTCATCGTGATCTACCTGCACATCTTCCGCGGGTTCTTCTACTCGTCCTACAAGGCCCCGCGCGAGATGATCTGGCTGCTGGGCGTGGTGATCTTCCTGCTGATGATGGCCACCGCCTTCATGGGCTACGTGCTGCCGTGGGGCCAGATGAGCTTCTGGGGTGCGCAGGTCATCACCGGCCTGTTCAGCGCGATCCCGCTGGTCGGCGAGCCGCTGCAGGTGTGGCTGCTGGGCGGTTTTGCCCCCGATAACGCCGCTCTGAACCGCTTCTTCTCGCTGCACTTCCTGCTGCCCTTCGTGATCGCGGGCGTCGTGATCCTGCACATCTGGGCGCTGCACATTCCCGGCTCGTCGAACCCGACCGGCGTGGAAGTGAAGCAGGAATCGGACACCGTGCCGTTCCACCCCTACTACACGGCGAAGGACGGCTTCGGTCTCGGCGTCTTCCTGATCCTGTTCGCAACCATGGTGTTCTTCCTGCCGAACGCGCTGGGCCACCCCGACAACTACATCGAGGCGAACCCGCTCTCGACCCCGGCGCACATCGTGCCCGAATGGTACTTCTGGCCGTTCTACGCGATCCTGCGCGCCTTCACCGGTGACCTCAGCATCCCCTTCACCGGCATCGTGCTGATCCCGGCCAAGCTGCTCGGCGTGATCGCGATGTTCGGCTCGATCCTGCTGTGGTTCATCCTGCCCTGGCTGGACAAGAGCCCGGTGCGCTCGGGCCACTACCGCCCGCTGTTCCGCAAGTTCTTCTGGTTCGGCCTCATCCCCTGCATGATCGCGCTGTTCATCTGTGGCGGCGCGCCGGCGGAGGAGCCCTATGTGGTGATCAGCCAGATCGCGACGGCCTACTACTTCCTGCACTTCCTGGTGATCCTCCCGATCGTCAGCCAGATCGAAGTGCCCAAGCCGCTGCCGTTCTCGATCACCGAAGCGGTGCTCGGCGGGACCAAGCCCGGGAGCACCTCGGGCGGCGGCACGGTCGATCCCGAAAGCGTTGTCGAGGGTCTGCCCGGCACCGCCACCGATGGTTCGCTGCAACCGGCCGAGTGA
- the pgeF gene encoding peptidoglycan editing factor PgeF produces the protein MDFQIETADLLAGVPHGFFGSAGGGHQFGSGGPGEGAEVRALRAAAAEAILPGGRLAAPHQVHSPDVVTVTAAWDDAAEGRPVADAVVTATPGIVLGIVTADCGPILFSDREAGVIGAAHAGWRGAVDGVLENTVAAMESLGARREHIAAVLGPTIAQPSYEVDAPFRARFPADADRFFAPAPEREGVARWHFDLPGFIMARLRAADLGKIADLGRDTFSQVARYHSHRRSTQAREANYGRQISMIALP, from the coding sequence GTGGACTTCCAGATCGAAACCGCCGACCTGCTGGCGGGCGTGCCCCACGGCTTCTTCGGCAGCGCCGGGGGTGGGCACCAGTTCGGATCCGGCGGGCCGGGGGAGGGCGCCGAGGTCCGCGCGTTGCGGGCAGCGGCGGCCGAGGCGATCCTGCCCGGCGGACGCCTTGCCGCGCCGCACCAGGTCCATTCGCCCGATGTGGTGACAGTCACCGCAGCGTGGGACGATGCCGCCGAGGGCCGCCCCGTCGCCGATGCCGTGGTGACCGCAACGCCGGGCATCGTGCTCGGGATCGTCACCGCCGACTGCGGGCCGATCCTGTTCTCCGACCGCGAGGCGGGCGTGATCGGCGCCGCCCATGCCGGCTGGCGCGGCGCGGTGGACGGCGTCCTCGAGAACACCGTTGCGGCCATGGAATCGCTCGGCGCGCGGCGCGAGCATATCGCGGCGGTGCTCGGCCCCACCATCGCGCAGCCGAGCTACGAGGTCGATGCGCCCTTCCGCGCCCGCTTCCCCGCCGATGCCGATCGCTTCTTCGCCCCTGCGCCCGAACGCGAGGGCGTGGCCCGCTGGCACTTCGACCTGCCGGGATTCATCATGGCCCGGCTTCGCGCCGCGGACCTCGGGAAAATTGCGGATCTGGGCCGGGATACATTCTCCCAGGTCGCGCGTTACCATTCCCACAGGCGCTCCACCCAGGCGCGCGAGGCGAATTATGGTCGGCAGATCAGCATGATCGCGCTGCCCTGA
- a CDS encoding K+/H+ antiporter subunit F translates to MLEGALAFGFAALGLALALNLWRLFKGPGVADRILTLDTMVINVIGLIVLAGIAGGSGTSFEAALLLAMVGFVGTVAYAKFLLRGDIIE, encoded by the coding sequence ATGCTTGAGGGGGCGCTCGCCTTCGGCTTCGCGGCATTGGGCCTCGCGCTGGCGCTCAACCTGTGGCGCCTGTTCAAGGGCCCCGGCGTCGCCGACCGCATCCTCACGCTCGACACGATGGTGATCAACGTCATCGGCCTGATCGTGCTGGCGGGCATCGCGGGCGGGAGCGGCACATCCTTCGAAGCGGCGCTGCTGCTGGCGATGGTCGGCTTTGTCGGCACGGTCGCCTATGCCAAGTTCCTGTTGCGGGGGGACATCATCGAATGA
- the petA gene encoding ubiquinol-cytochrome c reductase iron-sulfur subunit — protein sequence MATDTAATNDLNHPEGVRRRDWIHIAALSTAGVGGASVLFPLVSQMAPSADVLAASTTEVDVGAIQPGQSIKATFRKQPLFVKRLTPEEIAKAKADDGADMRDPATLAERTKAGHEDILITMGVCTHLGCVPLGAAEGENKGEFGGYFCPCHGSHYDVAGRIRKGPAPLNLMVPEYTFASDTVVRVG from the coding sequence ATGGCGACTGATACGGCCGCGACCAACGACCTCAACCACCCTGAAGGCGTGCGTCGCCGCGACTGGATCCACATTGCCGCGCTGAGCACCGCGGGCGTCGGCGGGGCTTCGGTCCTGTTCCCGCTGGTCAGCCAGATGGCCCCCTCGGCCGACGTGCTCGCCGCGAGCACCACCGAGGTCGATGTCGGCGCGATCCAGCCGGGCCAGAGCATCAAGGCCACCTTCCGCAAGCAGCCCCTGTTCGTGAAGCGCCTCACGCCCGAGGAAATCGCCAAGGCCAAGGCCGATGACGGCGCCGACATGCGCGACCCGGCGACCCTCGCCGAGCGCACCAAGGCTGGGCACGAGGACATCCTCATCACCATGGGCGTGTGCACCCACCTCGGCTGCGTGCCGCTGGGCGCGGCCGAAGGCGAGAACAAGGGCGAATTCGGCGGCTATTTCTGCCCCTGCCACGGCTCGCACTACGACGTTGCCGGCCGCATCCGCAAGGGCCCCGCGCCGCTCAACCTGATGGTGCCGGAATACACTTTTGCTTCCGACACCGTCGTCCGCGTCGGCTGA
- a CDS encoding monovalent cation/H+ antiporter subunit D yields the protein MSLAVHLPILPIAIPALAAPVALLAMRRRRALAVGLGFGSCLAMLVTALALMARVSDGTILAYALGDWPAPFGIVLVADRLAAMMLVLTASLALIALLHAVVTRADRKGWHFHPLFQFQLMGLNGAFLTGDLFNLFVFFEVLLIASYGLMLHGQGPARLKAGVQYVVVNLVGSSVFLIALGMLYALTGTLNMADMGLRVAAVPAADQGMLRIAGLLLVSVFALKAAVAPLHLWLPRTYAVSTPAVAALFAIMTKVGVYAIIRVVPQVFGEGAGAAAWVPAPWMFPAALVSAGIGFAGVFVARSLSEQAAYAVIGSTGTLLIAVAAWTPESLGAALYYLAHSTLAGAALFLVADAAARRRGAFGDAASPGPAFAGRGIAAMLFMAAAIAATGLPPLSGFIGKLLILQSVAALPDWGWAWGVILGTTFIGVIGFARAGSAVFWKTGEGEAPAARTYRTDFAAPALALVLLAALSAGAGWASAYAGAAAAQVLDPARSAAVVLAEATP from the coding sequence GTGAGCCTTGCCGTCCACCTCCCGATCCTGCCGATCGCGATCCCGGCGCTCGCCGCGCCTGTCGCGCTGCTGGCGATGCGGCGGCGGCGGGCGCTGGCGGTGGGCCTCGGCTTCGGCTCGTGCCTCGCGATGCTCGTCACCGCGTTGGCCCTGATGGCGCGTGTCTCGGACGGCACGATCCTCGCCTATGCGCTGGGTGACTGGCCCGCGCCCTTCGGCATCGTGCTGGTGGCCGACCGGCTGGCGGCGATGATGCTGGTCCTGACCGCAAGCCTCGCGCTCATCGCGCTGCTGCACGCCGTGGTCACCCGGGCCGACCGCAAGGGGTGGCATTTCCACCCGCTGTTCCAGTTCCAGCTGATGGGCCTGAACGGCGCCTTCCTGACCGGCGACCTGTTCAACCTCTTCGTCTTCTTCGAGGTGCTGCTGATCGCCTCCTACGGGCTGATGCTGCACGGGCAGGGGCCCGCGCGGCTCAAGGCGGGGGTGCAGTATGTGGTGGTGAACCTCGTCGGCTCGTCGGTGTTCCTGATCGCGCTGGGGATGCTCTATGCGCTCACCGGCACGCTCAACATGGCCGACATGGGGCTGCGGGTCGCCGCGGTTCCGGCGGCGGACCAGGGTATGCTGCGGATCGCCGGGCTGCTGCTGGTGAGCGTTTTCGCGCTGAAGGCGGCGGTGGCGCCGCTCCATCTGTGGCTGCCGCGCACCTATGCGGTCTCGACCCCTGCGGTGGCGGCGCTGTTCGCGATCATGACCAAGGTCGGCGTCTATGCGATCATCCGCGTGGTCCCGCAGGTGTTCGGCGAGGGCGCGGGGGCGGCGGCCTGGGTGCCCGCGCCGTGGATGTTCCCGGCGGCGCTGGTGAGCGCAGGGATCGGTTTTGCCGGCGTGTTCGTGGCGCGCAGCCTTTCCGAGCAGGCCGCCTATGCCGTCATCGGCTCGACCGGCACGCTGCTGATCGCGGTTGCCGCGTGGACGCCCGAAAGCCTCGGCGCCGCGCTCTATTACCTCGCGCATTCGACGCTGGCGGGCGCGGCGCTGTTCCTGGTGGCGGATGCGGCGGCGCGGCGGCGCGGGGCCTTCGGCGATGCCGCAAGCCCCGGCCCCGCCTTCGCCGGGCGCGGGATCGCGGCGATGCTGTTCATGGCCGCCGCCATCGCCGCGACCGGCCTGCCGCCGCTTTCGGGCTTCATCGGCAAGCTGCTGATCCTCCAGTCCGTCGCCGCGCTTCCCGACTGGGGCTGGGCCTGGGGCGTGATCCTCGGCACGACCTTCATCGGCGTGATCGGCTTCGCCCGCGCTGGCAGCGCCGTGTTCTGGAAGACGGGCGAGGGTGAAGCGCCCGCCGCCCGCACGTACCGCACCGACTTCGCCGCGCCCGCTCTCGCGCTGGTGCTGCTCGCGGCGCTCTCTGCGGGTGCGGGCTGGGCGAGCGCCTATGCCGGGGCAGCGGCGGCGCAGGTGCTCGATCCGGCGCGCAGCGCGGCGGTGGTGCTGGCGGAGGCGACGCCATGA